The following are from one region of the Capsicum annuum cultivar UCD-10X-F1 chromosome 1, UCD10Xv1.1, whole genome shotgun sequence genome:
- the LOC107873295 gene encoding fasciclin-like arabinogalactan protein 10, which produces MGALHIFLFILISVTVTFTVKAHNITAILNQFPEYSEFNSYLSQTKLADEINSRQTITVLALPNSAMSAVVGKHPLSVIKNVLSLHVLLDYFDGTKLHKISDGTTLSTTLYQTTGNANGNVGSVNITDLKGGKVGFGSAIPNSPLASTYTKSVKQIQYNISVLEISAPIIAPGILAAPAPSGDFNITGALEKAGCKTFASLLIKSGVLKTYQTAINKGLTIFAPNDEAFKAVKGIDLDKLSSADVVSLLQYHAVPSYTPIGTLKTKKDPISTLATNGASKYDLSASTEGDQVTLDTGVDSSRIASTVIDSTPFCIFTVDSILLPVELFGKAPSPAPGPAPETSPAPAPDASAPTPDASSPTPMMSPPAPPTSSPAGAPADGPAADSENSTAGKKKNAGNLNTPALLKGLLTVSVSVIVSVYLS; this is translated from the coding sequence ATGGGTGCACTACACATTTTCCTCTTCATTCTCATTTCCGTTACCGTTACCTTTACCGTTAAAGCACACAATATCACTGCAATTTTGAACCAGTTCCCGGAGTACAGTGAGTTCAACAGTTATCTCTCACAAACAAAACTCGCCGACGAGATAAATAGCCGTCAAACTATCACCGTCTTAGCTTTGCCTAATTCAGCTATGTCTGCTGTAGTGGGAAAACATCCACTTTCCGTTATCAAAAATGTTCTTTCTCTTCATGTTTTACTTGATTACTTTGACGGTACTAAACTCCATAAGATCTCAGATGGCACTACACTTTCCACAACTCTTTATCAAACTACTGGTAATGCTAACGGTAACGTGGGTTCCGTTAACATCACCGATCTTAAAGGTGGTAAAGTGGGTTTTGGTTCAGCTATACCTAACTCGCCGTTAGCTTCTACGTACACGAAATCTGTTAAGCAAATCCAGTACAATATCTCCGTGTTGGAGATTAGTGCTCCGATTATTGCTCCAGGTATTTTGGCTGCTCCAGCTCCATCTGGTGATTTTAACATAACAGGTGCATTGGAGAAAGCAGGATGTAAGACATTTGCTTCGTTACTTATCAAATCTGGAGTTCTGAAGACATATCAAACTGCCATTAATAAGGGTTTAACTATCTTCGCACCGAATGATGAGGCGTTCAAGGCGGTTAAGGGTATAGATCTGGACAAATTGAGTAGTGCTGATGTTGTTTCTCTGTTGCAGTATCATGCTGTACCAAGTTACACTCCCATTGGAACTTTGAAGACGAAGAAGGATCCGATTTCAACTCTAGCTACCAATGGAGCTAGCAAATACGATTTGAGTGCTTCTACAGAAGGTGACCAAGTGACACTTGACACCGGGGTCGACTCTTCTAGAATTGCTTCAACTGTCATCGACTCTACTCCGTTCTGCATTTTCACCGTCGACAGTATACTCCTCCCTGTTGAATTGTTCGGAAAAGCTCCTTCTCCGGCGCCAGGACCAGCTCCGGAGACTTCTCCAGCACCTGCACCTGATGCATCTGCACCTACTCCGGATGCTAGCTCCCCTACTCCAATGATGTCTCCTCCTGCTCCGCCAACTTCATCTCCGGCTGGTGCTCCGGCGGACGGTCCAGCAGCTGATTCGGAGAACAGTACGGCGGGTAAGAAGAAGAACGCCGGTAACCTTAACACTCCGGCATTGCTGAAAGGTCTACTCACAGTGTCAGTGTCGGTAATTGTGTCCGTTTATTTGTCCTAG
- the LOC107873287 gene encoding enoyl-CoA delta isomerase 1, peroxisomal, translating to MCSLEKKGNVFLLTLTGTDDHRLHPDLIDSISAALRRVRSESTSSSALITTAEGKYFSNGYDLKWAFVDIARQQLMSRKLRRLVSDLITLPMPTIAAVTGHASAAGFVFVLCHDYILMRKDRGFLYMSELDIGFPIPIWFSALVKCKIGSPAVWREVVMKAAKVTGEVGVKMGIVDSVYAGVEETLEAAIKLGEELVRRNWDGKVYAGCRKTLYVELLNKLGSDETVGDYGDDEANKTLSKL from the coding sequence ATGTGCTCATTAGAGAAGAAAGGCAACGTCTTCCTCCTTACTTTAACCGGCACCGATGACCACCGTCTTCATCCCGACCTCATCGACTCCATCTCCGCCGCACTCCGCCGTGTCCGATCTGAATCCACCTCTTCCTCCGCCCTCATCACCACCGCTGAAGGCAAATACTTCTCCAATGGTTACGATCTAAAGTGGGCCTTTGTAGACATAGCCCGTCAACAACTCATGTCTAGAAAACTCCGACGTCTCGTTTCCGACCTAATCACTTTACCCATGCCGACTATCGCGGCCGTCACCGGCCACGCCTCCGCCGCCGGGTTCGTATTCGTGCTTTGCCATGATTACATTCTGATGAGGAAGGATCGAGGGTTTCTTTACATGAGCGAGCTTGATATTGGCTTTCCTATACCTATTTGGTTTTCGGCTTTGGTGAAATGTAAAATTGGGTCACCTGCTGTTTGGCGTGAGGTAGTGATGAAAGCTGCTAAAGTGACGGGTGAAGTGGGAGTGAAAATGGGGATCGTTGATTCTGTTTACGCCGGAGTGGAGGAAACTCTGGAGGCGGCGATTAAGTTAGGTGAAGAATTGGTGAGAAGAAATTGGGATGGGAAAGTTTATGCTGGTTGTAGGAAAACACTGTATGTTGAACTGTTGAATAAGCTTGGTTCTGATGAAACTGTGGGTGATTATGGGGATGATGAAGCTAACAAGACTCTATCCAAGCTGTGA